In one window of Reinekea forsetii DNA:
- a CDS encoding ATP-binding cassette domain-containing protein, translated as MNALRILWKMVSFHKHILPIAASVVVFVSILTVSVPLYIKFVLEYILVEKASELLYYGTLFFIGIFTLRFIFGLAQDLAVIILRQKIERTYNIEYINSIFSLNYMAFLKYDKGDLLSRIRSFLNEIEWFLCDFIFFVFHAVFIFIFLSISMALTSMPLFLLVLAFVPLHFYNFKHFIHPLKTSSEEQEHARSDLISFCLQSLSAWYDIRNYHMQTEFIRRNSKMIDRLSMATLSRKISGLRQGHFQAALIATNHTSVIVYGSFLVIKGQINIGTVFFFLLLLDFFYTPIYRFGAINESLQASAIKIQRMTELIFHNQKEVVILESKKVDVEVKVDKVVTLEARNLTVDGLFQGINFNFKAGKIHFIGGPSGCGKSTLLRVLAKQSDPSQGLLLINDIDTRDWPEFKYREFTQCAIQEVQLFSSTILGNIHLDSHDEFDSKRLTDACYYAVADEFIEQLPYRYHTRIEEQGRNFSGGQQQRLCLARLFFHDADVMLLDEPTSALDPATEKLFFERLQELKKDKVIIIVNHRPHNALFADVLLELRSSGLAVVDALKVVA; from the coding sequence ATGAATGCACTAAGAATTCTTTGGAAAATGGTTTCTTTTCACAAGCATATATTACCAATTGCTGCAAGCGTGGTCGTCTTTGTATCGATTCTAACGGTTTCAGTACCTCTATATATTAAGTTTGTACTAGAGTACATCTTAGTTGAGAAAGCATCCGAACTGCTATATTACGGGACGCTATTCTTCATTGGCATATTTACCTTGCGTTTCATATTTGGATTGGCTCAGGATCTGGCGGTAATTATTCTTAGGCAAAAGATTGAGCGTACCTATAATATAGAATATATAAATTCAATCTTTAGTCTAAATTATATGGCTTTTCTAAAGTACGATAAAGGGGACTTACTATCGCGTATTAGGTCCTTTCTGAATGAGATTGAATGGTTTTTATGTGATTTCATATTTTTCGTATTCCACGCTGTTTTTATTTTTATATTTTTGTCTATTTCAATGGCTTTAACTAGTATGCCGTTGTTCCTGCTGGTGCTGGCATTCGTGCCTCTGCACTTTTACAACTTCAAGCACTTCATTCATCCGCTAAAGACATCATCGGAAGAGCAAGAACATGCAAGGAGTGATCTTATTTCGTTCTGCCTTCAGTCGTTAAGCGCCTGGTATGACATTCGAAATTACCACATGCAGACGGAATTCATTCGTCGTAATTCAAAAATGATAGACAGATTAAGCATGGCGACCTTATCTAGAAAGATTAGTGGGTTACGTCAGGGGCACTTTCAGGCGGCACTCATCGCGACCAATCATACCTCCGTTATTGTCTACGGAAGCTTTCTGGTCATTAAAGGCCAAATCAATATTGGCACGGTTTTCTTTTTTCTACTCTTGCTTGATTTTTTCTACACTCCTATCTATCGATTCGGAGCAATAAACGAATCTTTGCAGGCTAGCGCGATTAAAATACAGCGCATGACGGAATTGATTTTTCATAATCAAAAGGAAGTGGTTATTCTTGAATCCAAGAAAGTGGATGTAGAGGTTAAGGTCGATAAGGTGGTCACGCTCGAGGCCAGAAATCTGACTGTTGATGGTCTCTTCCAAGGCATAAATTTTAACTTCAAAGCGGGTAAAATTCATTTTATAGGCGGACCCAGTGGTTGTGGTAAGAGCACATTGCTACGAGTGCTAGCAAAACAATCGGATCCTTCCCAAGGGCTCCTCCTGATTAATGATATAGACACTAGAGATTGGCCAGAGTTTAAGTACAGGGAATTCACCCAGTGTGCTATACAGGAAGTACAGCTATTTTCCTCGACTATCCTAGGTAATATCCATTTAGACTCTCATGATGAATTTGACAGTAAGCGATTGACCGATGCCTGTTATTACGCGGTTGCTGACGAGTTCATTGAGCAACTGCCTTACAGGTATCATACCCGTATTGAAGAGCAAGGAAGAAACTTTTCCGGTGGCCAACAGCAACGCTTATGTCTTGCACGCCTCTTTTTTCACGATGCCGATGTGATGTTACTAGACGAACCCACTTCGGCTTTGGATCCGGCTACGGAAAAATTGTTCTTCGAGCGGCTTCAGGAACTTAAAAAAGACAAGGTTATCATTATAGTTAACCATCGACCGCATAATGCGCTTTTCGCTGATGTCCTATTAGAACTGCGATCTAGTGGGTTGGCCGTGGTTGACGCATTGAAGGTGGTAGCATGA